One segment of Thermosynechococcus sp. HN-54 DNA contains the following:
- a CDS encoding DUF3747 domain-containing protein → MKYWQKFGLSLLTVACLGTIAPRPAQANMFTQTEVDQSRYVVMAVPLARGGYRLLVVEQIKDTRPCWSESGSNPVVIDPLLTTFDFTGICGRATDSNGYSIRVAQEDLGLQYNLRIEQGDGELLLVGSSNRGGPRMVIGRTHGMQEGQFLKFQLEPTWRLTRRTYEGRVLGHVYFTNDSWQAATGGGAPQTSAVSAEMNIIPVPSRRPDLPLPPP, encoded by the coding sequence ATGAAATACTGGCAAAAATTTGGCCTGAGCCTATTGACGGTGGCCTGTTTGGGAACAATTGCCCCTCGGCCTGCCCAAGCCAATATGTTTACACAAACGGAAGTGGATCAAAGCCGCTATGTGGTGATGGCTGTGCCCCTTGCACGCGGTGGGTATCGCCTCTTGGTGGTGGAGCAAATTAAGGATACTCGTCCCTGCTGGAGTGAGTCGGGCAGTAACCCTGTGGTGATTGACCCCCTATTGACCACGTTTGACTTTACGGGCATTTGTGGTCGGGCTACGGATAGCAATGGCTACTCGATTCGGGTTGCTCAAGAGGATTTGGGTTTACAGTACAATCTACGCATTGAACAGGGGGATGGCGAGTTGCTCCTTGTTGGCAGCAGCAATCGCGGTGGTCCGCGTATGGTCATTGGCCGCACCCACGGTATGCAGGAAGGGCAATTTCTCAAGTTTCAACTGGAACCCACTTGGCGGTTAACGCGGCGCACCTATGAAGGCCGCGTGCTTGGTCATGTTTATTTCACCAATGACTCTTGGCAAGCAGCAACGGGGGGTGGTGCCCCTCAGACATCGGCGGTGAGTGCGGAAATGAATATTATACCGGTGCCCTCCCGACGCCCTGATTTGCCACTGCCACCGCCCTAA
- a CDS encoding DUF1997 domain-containing protein yields the protein MTDSQDGTERPPFIFHNQFQGWMDVYAPVQRYETYLNNHQEWFHRCAHPMKAEPVGKHGYILTLGRYGSHGYEVEPKIGLHLLPQEQGVYRIETIPVPEQPFLNYEVNFQAAMALVPMQANPETDSDLLALNVIDYTRVNWELDLRVEMYFPRFIYRLPHGLIQGTGNRVLAQIVRQVSYRLTAKVQDDFHKTIGLDLGKRWRRKRFHAERVRTLTPAPMFDTPDEPEPPAA from the coding sequence ATGACCGACTCCCAAGATGGGACTGAGCGACCTCCCTTTATTTTTCACAACCAATTCCAAGGCTGGATGGACGTGTATGCCCCAGTGCAACGCTACGAAACCTACCTCAATAATCACCAAGAATGGTTTCACCGCTGTGCCCATCCCATGAAGGCAGAACCGGTGGGCAAGCATGGCTACATTCTCACTCTTGGTCGCTATGGCTCCCATGGCTACGAAGTGGAACCCAAAATAGGACTGCATCTCCTGCCTCAAGAGCAAGGAGTCTATCGCATTGAAACAATTCCTGTGCCAGAGCAGCCCTTTCTGAACTACGAGGTCAATTTTCAAGCGGCAATGGCCTTGGTGCCGATGCAAGCCAATCCTGAAACGGATAGTGACCTGTTAGCGCTGAATGTGATTGACTACACACGAGTGAATTGGGAACTCGACTTGCGAGTGGAAATGTACTTTCCGCGATTTATCTACCGTCTGCCCCATGGCCTGATTCAAGGGACAGGCAATCGCGTTTTGGCTCAAATTGTCCGCCAAGTGTCCTACCGCCTCACGGCAAAGGTGCAGGATGATTTCCACAAAACCATTGGCCTAGACTTGGGCAAACGCTGGCGACGCAAACGCTTCCATGCTGAGCGGGTGCGCACCCTTACCCCTGCGCCAATGTTTGATACGCCTGACGAGCCTGAGCCACCTGCTGCTTGA
- a CDS encoding DUF1823 family protein, giving the protein MSIPDSPLPPLTEATLWQILNEELDDATVNQFLWHCLGYRYDPDTQSWQSDRVPPEWRQDYPQPPDFIGSRPAIVKLTRSIPPTHKQLLKEQLGFPGYEIKELNPRRTRRATAVNWLLSYMATQAETAVK; this is encoded by the coding sequence ATGAGCATTCCGGATTCGCCACTCCCCCCTCTCACAGAAGCCACGTTGTGGCAAATTCTCAACGAGGAATTGGATGATGCCACAGTCAATCAGTTCCTGTGGCACTGCTTGGGCTATCGCTATGATCCCGATACTCAAAGTTGGCAGAGCGATCGCGTGCCCCCAGAATGGCGACAAGACTATCCTCAACCTCCCGACTTCATTGGCAGCCGCCCCGCCATCGTTAAGCTCACCCGCTCCATTCCCCCTACCCACAAACAACTCCTCAAGGAACAGTTGGGCTTTCCGGGCTATGAGATTAAGGAACTCAATCCTCGCCGTACCCGCCGTGCCACTGCTGTCAATTGGCTCCTGAGTTATATGGCCACTCAAGCAGAGACTGCGGTGAAGTAA
- the smpB gene encoding SsrA-binding protein SmpB, which yields MGDSIKVLSENRQARFQYEILETYECGLVLLGTEVKSIRAGKVNLRDGFARIRNGEAWLMNIHISPHESTNQSYNHDPLRDRKLLLHKQEIRKLVGKVEQKGLTLVPLKLYLKNGRVKVSIGLARGKKLHDKRQDLKQRQDKREMERALKQR from the coding sequence ATGGGCGATAGCATCAAAGTCCTGAGTGAAAATCGCCAAGCGCGCTTCCAATACGAAATTTTGGAAACCTATGAGTGTGGCCTCGTGTTGCTCGGCACTGAGGTCAAGTCCATTCGCGCTGGGAAGGTGAATCTACGGGATGGCTTTGCCCGCATCCGCAATGGTGAAGCGTGGTTGATGAATATCCACATTTCCCCCCACGAAAGTACCAACCAGTCCTATAACCATGATCCGCTGCGCGATCGCAAGCTCCTTCTCCACAAGCAGGAAATCCGCAAGCTAGTGGGCAAAGTTGAACAAAAAGGACTGACCCTCGTGCCCCTAAAGCTTTACCTCAAAAATGGCCGCGTCAAGGTCTCCATAGGGCTAGCCCGTGGTAAGAAGCTCCACGACAAACGCCAGGACCTCAAGCAGCGCCAAGATAAACGCGAAATGGAACGCGCCCTCAAACAACGTTAA
- a CDS encoding YlxR family protein — translation MMAVLQRRCVACGRLADRSEFWRIVRCWPDQKVQLDQGMGRSAYLCRTAECLKVAKQKKRLARSLRCPIPKDIFTTLAARLDAHRNHD, via the coding sequence ATGATGGCTGTCCTGCAACGCCGCTGTGTCGCCTGTGGCCGGTTGGCCGATCGCTCGGAGTTTTGGCGAATCGTGCGCTGCTGGCCCGATCAAAAGGTGCAATTGGATCAGGGAATGGGGCGATCGGCCTATTTGTGTCGCACTGCTGAGTGTCTCAAGGTGGCTAAACAGAAAAAACGCTTGGCGCGATCGCTCCGCTGTCCAATTCCCAAGGATATTTTTACGACCCTTGCTGCTCGCTTAGATGCCCATCGCAACCATGACTAA
- a CDS encoding glycosyltransferase gives MPTIIPWLAIEDLDPPWIFWPLLLIGVLSSVVLRWGKVQQQWARVIVVASLIALMIHYLLWRSLATLNLRTPIEAALSILLLAIEVFMMAGYSLQLYLLLRIKNRRPEADAAALAVKSGYYQPWVDIFIPTYNEPLTILRRTIVGCQALDYPHKRIYVLDDTRRPALRELACELGCEYLSRPDNRHAKAGNLNHALACTQGELIAVFDADFVPTRNFLTRTVGFFQTADIGLVQTYQSFYNPDPIARNLGLEEHLPQEVEIFSRHYQVLRDSIETALCYGSSFVVRRSALEAIGGFVTESLSEDYYTGIELAAAGYRLIYLNESLSAGLCAEDMTAHIRQRQRWARGTLQGLFIASSPLRVPNLSWLQRLAHLEGITQWFHSPLRLFLLLLPLIAAFWGLVPLETTLRQWLYYFVPYYWLLLSTFRWLNGHSRSALVSDIYAVVQCVPLTLTVIDTLLRPFGRGFWVTPKGSYRDRYHFQWHLAAPLFVLFVLSVAAAVLNWQALHSRGLLLAWVWNLYNLVILALALYCLTERPRPDPYDWLNVQQTVELHLAWDQTTALWGRTMRLSEGGAIVHLHQALPPSAMGVPLTCRLLEAGIDLSGQIVHMPNQTTLEIYFDPLTPDQYRQLITLLFCEPNRWQWQKAPSELQTLWLLLRTLVLPPLIRHWNPLTPNLQATGWHRAYSYPQKSER, from the coding sequence ATGCCCACCATCATTCCTTGGCTTGCAATTGAAGACCTAGACCCACCGTGGATTTTTTGGCCATTGCTCTTGATCGGAGTTCTTAGCAGTGTTGTTTTGCGCTGGGGGAAGGTGCAGCAACAGTGGGCACGGGTCATTGTCGTCGCCAGTTTAATCGCCCTGATGATTCATTACCTGCTGTGGCGATCGCTAGCCACCCTCAATCTACGCACCCCCATCGAGGCAGCCCTGAGTATTCTCCTATTGGCTATCGAGGTTTTCATGATGGCAGGCTATAGCCTGCAACTCTACCTCCTGCTGCGCATCAAAAATCGTCGCCCCGAAGCCGACGCTGCTGCCCTCGCGGTCAAAAGTGGCTACTATCAGCCCTGGGTGGATATTTTCATTCCCACCTACAACGAACCTCTAACGATTTTGCGGCGCACAATTGTTGGCTGCCAAGCCCTCGACTATCCCCACAAACGCATCTATGTCCTCGATGATACCCGTCGCCCTGCGCTACGGGAATTGGCCTGCGAACTCGGCTGTGAATACCTTAGTCGTCCTGACAATCGCCATGCCAAAGCAGGTAACCTCAACCATGCCCTCGCCTGCACGCAGGGTGAACTGATTGCGGTTTTTGATGCGGACTTTGTGCCCACGCGCAACTTTCTCACCCGCACGGTTGGCTTTTTTCAGACCGCTGATATCGGCCTTGTGCAAACGTACCAGAGCTTTTACAATCCCGATCCCATTGCCCGTAACCTTGGCCTAGAGGAGCATCTGCCCCAAGAGGTGGAAATCTTTTCCCGTCACTATCAAGTCCTGCGGGATAGTATTGAAACGGCGCTGTGCTACGGTAGTTCATTTGTGGTGCGGCGATCTGCCCTAGAGGCCATTGGCGGCTTTGTCACTGAATCCCTCAGTGAAGACTACTACACAGGAATTGAACTAGCGGCGGCGGGTTATCGGCTGATTTACTTGAATGAAAGTCTCAGTGCCGGTCTGTGTGCGGAGGACATGACGGCTCACATTCGTCAACGCCAACGCTGGGCACGGGGCACTCTCCAAGGGTTATTCATTGCGTCCAGTCCACTGCGGGTACCGAATCTCAGTTGGCTCCAGCGCCTTGCCCACTTAGAGGGGATCACCCAATGGTTCCACAGTCCCCTGCGTTTGTTCCTACTGCTGTTGCCGTTAATTGCCGCCTTTTGGGGGCTGGTTCCCCTTGAAACCACCCTGCGGCAGTGGCTCTACTATTTTGTGCCCTACTACTGGCTGCTGTTGAGTACGTTCCGCTGGCTCAATGGCCACAGTCGTTCCGCCTTGGTATCGGATATCTATGCAGTTGTCCAATGTGTGCCGTTGACATTGACAGTGATTGACACCTTGTTGCGTCCCTTTGGTCGCGGTTTTTGGGTCACCCCCAAGGGGAGTTATCGCGATCGCTACCACTTTCAGTGGCACCTAGCGGCACCGCTATTCGTGCTTTTTGTGCTCTCAGTTGCCGCTGCTGTCCTCAATTGGCAAGCATTACATAGCAGGGGGCTACTACTGGCATGGGTCTGGAACCTTTACAATCTTGTGATTCTTGCACTAGCTCTCTACTGTCTTACCGAACGCCCCCGTCCCGATCCCTATGATTGGCTCAATGTGCAGCAAACCGTTGAACTCCATCTTGCTTGGGATCAAACCACTGCCCTGTGGGGCAGGACGATGCGTCTTTCTGAAGGTGGGGCGATCGTTCATCTGCACCAAGCCCTCCCCCCCTCGGCGATGGGTGTGCCCCTCACTTGTCGGCTATTGGAGGCCGGCATTGACCTCAGCGGCCAAATTGTGCACATGCCGAATCAGACAACCCTAGAGATTTACTTTGATCCGCTCACTCCAGATCAATACCGCCAATTGATCACGCTGCTTTTCTGTGAACCCAACCGCTGGCAATGGCAGAAAGCACCCAGTGAATTGCAAACCCTGTGGCTCCTGCTGCGCACGCTCGTCTTGCCTCCTTTGATCCGTCACTGGAACCCACTGACACCCAACCTTCAGGCCACAGGATGGCACCGAGCCTATAGTTATCCCCAAAAAAGTGAAAGGTGA
- the bioA gene encoding adenosylmethionine--8-amino-7-oxononanoate transaminase — MPIATMTNSPIWQPFTQMKTADPPLKVVRAQGARLELSDGRQIIDAISSWWVTLHGHSHPVLAKALYEQAQTLEHVIFAGFTHEPAEQLAQLLCAHTPAGLQRIFFSDNGSTAVEVALKMAYQYWQRRDQPQRSRFIGFAGGYHGDTLGAMTVGQSSPWWQPFQPLLPPLTILPYPATYLGDPEVETKEALAIAQLEATLKTDPDAYAALFIEPLVQGAGGMRMCRPQFLRAVSEIAKAYGVLVVYDEVMTGFGRTGALFACEKAGTQPDLLCLSKGLSGGCLPIAVTLATEEIYQAFYADDPARAFFHSHSYTGNPLACAVSVASFQLLLAEPEAYQGLEARHWQCQQQYLTDVSNLKQFRTCGTIAAMELETEASYFSALVPQLRRRFIELGVLLRPLGNTLYILPPYCITDAELATVYQAIRQVAIEVAEGYFTAVSA, encoded by the coding sequence ATGCCCATCGCAACCATGACTAACTCCCCCATTTGGCAGCCCTTTACACAAATGAAAACGGCAGATCCGCCCCTGAAGGTGGTGCGTGCCCAGGGTGCTCGTCTCGAACTGAGCGATGGTCGGCAGATAATTGATGCCATTTCCAGTTGGTGGGTGACGCTCCATGGCCATAGCCATCCTGTGTTGGCTAAAGCGCTCTATGAGCAGGCGCAAACCCTTGAGCACGTCATTTTTGCTGGCTTTACCCATGAGCCAGCGGAGCAGTTGGCTCAATTACTGTGTGCTCACACCCCGGCGGGGTTACAACGGATCTTTTTTTCCGACAATGGCTCAACCGCTGTGGAAGTCGCTCTGAAAATGGCCTACCAGTACTGGCAGCGGCGCGATCAACCCCAGCGATCGCGCTTCATTGGCTTTGCCGGGGGGTACCATGGCGATACCCTTGGGGCAATGACTGTCGGCCAAAGTTCCCCTTGGTGGCAACCCTTTCAGCCGCTGCTCCCCCCTTTAACAATCCTGCCCTACCCCGCGACGTATCTGGGGGATCCAGAAGTAGAAACCAAGGAGGCGCTGGCGATCGCGCAACTGGAGGCCACCCTCAAGACAGACCCCGACGCTTATGCGGCTCTCTTCATTGAACCACTCGTACAGGGGGCAGGGGGAATGCGCATGTGTCGTCCGCAGTTTTTGCGAGCGGTTTCTGAGATTGCCAAGGCCTATGGCGTTTTGGTGGTTTATGACGAGGTGATGACAGGCTTTGGCCGCACCGGTGCCCTCTTTGCCTGTGAGAAAGCAGGGACACAACCGGATCTGCTGTGTTTATCAAAAGGGTTATCGGGAGGCTGCTTGCCCATTGCCGTCACATTGGCCACTGAGGAAATTTATCAAGCCTTTTATGCCGATGACCCCGCCCGTGCCTTCTTCCATAGCCATTCCTATACAGGGAATCCCTTGGCCTGTGCGGTGAGTGTGGCTTCCTTTCAATTGCTGCTTGCGGAACCTGAAGCTTACCAAGGCCTAGAGGCGCGCCATTGGCAGTGTCAACAGCAGTATCTTACCGATGTCAGCAATCTCAAGCAATTTCGCACCTGTGGCACGATCGCGGCCATGGAATTAGAAACCGAGGCCTCCTACTTTAGTGCCCTTGTCCCCCAACTGCGCCGCCGCTTTATTGAGTTGGGTGTTCTCCTACGGCCTCTGGGGAATACGCTCTATATCTTGCCCCCCTACTGTATTACTGATGCGGAATTAGCCACGGTCTATCAAGCCATCCGCCAAGTGGCGATCGAGGTAGCCGAAGGTTACTTCACCGCAGTCTCTGCTTGA
- the smc gene encoding chromosome segregation protein SMC translates to MYIKQLELTNFKSFGGTTVIPLLPGFTVISGPNGSGKSNLLDALLFALGLAGSKGMRAERLPDLVNHSQTRRGHSVVETRVTVTFALDADTEWWVTRRLRVTKQGTYTSTYAVNDQPCTLNELYEQLQAFCIYPQGYNVVLQGDVTNIISMNAKARREIIDELAGVADFDRKIAQAREKLDTVKEREERFRIVEQELIQRRDRLQRDRLQAEKYQALRSELQEREQWLRVRQWQAHEQQKVHLQAQIQTLQQEQAQRQAQLQQKAREIEAAAVTLEQLNQQVKALGEEAYLRLQAALADLHAQQRQCQRQQTAYQQQQEQLAEQLQQRQAQYHSQRLQQQQLAQELKQQQGDRPPLVTAIATSQATLDALRQQAQELSTAAQAWFQEHSQRRQRIEALIHELEPSRSELSRLQERSQQLRQRQGELSQAATTLEAQQLELQDALTKAAAAVQQEAQQLQTLAQQLATAQQQLSLTEETYQRLEREQRQKQRELDQLEARQQAVQESQGSFAARLILSADLPGVFGLVAQLGQVEPRYQLALEIAAGARLGNIVVADDSVAAAAIALLKRERVGRATFLPLNKMARPKTLPPISLTGCIDYAVNLVTFEPHYAPIFAYVFGSTLVFETLEAARRYLGQYRMVTLEGELLEPSGAMTGGSHHRSNTLHFGQGVTPQESAGIQQVRDRLGELERLLDRLLQERTQKQGVVSDLSQALSEARQSHRDRQWQWEQLQQQQQHLKRQQADLARQQQYLSQELTAAETELTHLEARLPELEAALAAERLALNALEANPSHQQWQHLQEQLQAQEKIHADHVAALQAVDQALGDRHRQLERLGQDLQQTEREIQRLRQAQQETLWQQQALEQTLGDLATQIQRTQAALSELEAHLGHLKGDRDRQDYQLRQQQKDYQQLEWQYQKAGDTLTTLHAQLQELSTIEAPPLPQPWPEVPADLSLSDIQQQCQALEKRLRAMEPVNMLAIQEFEETQGRLNELQEKLAVLEAERTEILLRIENFTTLRHQSFREAFEAVNANFQTIFATLSDGDGYLQLESPEDPFAGGLNLVAHPKGKPVQRLASMSGGEKSLTALSFIFALQRYRPSPFYAFDEVDMFLDGANVERLAKMIQQQSQEAQFIVVSLRRPMIEAAQRTIGVTQARGQHTQVIGLDLTAHH, encoded by the coding sequence GTGTACATTAAGCAGTTAGAACTCACGAACTTTAAGTCCTTTGGCGGCACGACAGTGATTCCGCTGCTGCCGGGGTTTACGGTCATTTCAGGCCCCAATGGCTCAGGAAAATCCAACCTGTTGGATGCGTTGCTGTTTGCCCTTGGCCTTGCAGGCTCCAAAGGAATGCGGGCAGAACGGCTCCCAGATTTGGTGAACCATAGCCAAACGCGGCGTGGCCATAGTGTTGTCGAAACGCGAGTCACGGTGACCTTTGCACTGGATGCCGATACGGAATGGTGGGTGACACGGCGACTGCGGGTAACCAAGCAGGGCACCTATACCTCGACCTACGCAGTGAACGATCAACCCTGTACCCTCAATGAACTTTACGAGCAGTTGCAGGCATTTTGTATCTATCCCCAAGGCTATAACGTGGTCTTGCAAGGAGATGTCACTAACATTATTTCGATGAATGCCAAGGCGCGGCGGGAAATTATTGACGAACTAGCGGGAGTGGCAGATTTTGACCGCAAGATTGCCCAAGCTCGCGAAAAGTTAGATACGGTCAAGGAGCGCGAAGAACGCTTTCGCATTGTCGAGCAGGAATTGATTCAACGGCGCGATCGCCTGCAACGGGACCGCCTGCAAGCGGAAAAATATCAAGCCCTACGATCAGAGCTGCAGGAGCGAGAGCAATGGCTGCGGGTACGCCAATGGCAAGCCCACGAGCAGCAAAAAGTGCACCTACAAGCACAGATTCAGACGCTCCAACAGGAGCAAGCCCAACGCCAAGCCCAACTGCAACAAAAGGCACGGGAGATTGAAGCGGCAGCCGTTACGCTAGAACAACTCAATCAACAAGTGAAAGCCCTTGGCGAAGAAGCGTACCTCCGCCTACAAGCAGCGTTGGCGGATCTCCACGCCCAACAGCGGCAGTGTCAACGCCAGCAAACGGCCTACCAACAGCAGCAGGAACAGTTGGCAGAACAACTCCAGCAACGGCAAGCCCAGTACCACAGTCAACGCTTGCAGCAACAGCAACTTGCTCAAGAGTTAAAACAGCAACAGGGCGATCGCCCCCCCTTGGTTACCGCCATTGCCACCAGCCAGGCCACCCTCGACGCCCTACGACAGCAGGCTCAGGAGTTGAGTACAGCCGCCCAAGCATGGTTTCAAGAACACAGCCAGCGACGCCAGCGGATTGAGGCCCTAATCCACGAATTGGAACCCAGTCGCAGTGAACTCTCGCGCCTTCAGGAGCGATCGCAACAATTGCGGCAGCGGCAGGGGGAATTGTCTCAAGCCGCTACGACCCTAGAAGCACAACAATTGGAATTGCAAGACGCGCTCACAAAAGCCGCAGCAGCAGTCCAACAAGAGGCGCAACAACTGCAAACCCTAGCCCAACAACTGGCCACAGCACAGCAACAATTGAGCCTAACAGAAGAAACCTACCAACGCCTTGAGCGAGAACAGCGCCAAAAGCAGCGGGAACTGGATCAACTGGAAGCGCGGCAACAGGCAGTTCAGGAAAGCCAAGGGAGTTTTGCAGCGCGGCTCATTTTAAGTGCTGATCTCCCCGGCGTGTTTGGGCTGGTGGCACAACTGGGACAAGTGGAACCCCGCTACCAACTGGCCTTGGAAATTGCAGCCGGGGCACGCCTAGGCAATATCGTTGTGGCGGATGACAGTGTGGCGGCGGCAGCGATCGCCCTCCTCAAACGGGAACGGGTCGGCAGAGCCACATTTTTGCCTCTGAATAAGATGGCACGCCCCAAGACCCTCCCGCCAATTTCCTTGACGGGCTGTATTGACTACGCTGTAAATCTCGTTACCTTTGAGCCACACTATGCGCCCATTTTTGCCTACGTGTTTGGCAGCACCCTCGTCTTTGAGACGCTGGAGGCAGCGCGACGATATCTAGGACAATATCGGATGGTGACGCTGGAGGGGGAGTTACTGGAACCCTCAGGGGCAATGACAGGGGGTAGCCATCATCGCAGCAACACGCTCCATTTTGGTCAGGGCGTCACCCCCCAAGAGTCGGCAGGGATCCAGCAGGTGCGCGATCGCCTTGGGGAATTAGAACGCCTGTTAGATCGCCTTCTGCAAGAGCGCACTCAGAAACAGGGGGTAGTGAGTGATCTGAGCCAAGCCCTGAGTGAAGCCCGCCAAAGCCATCGCGATCGCCAGTGGCAATGGGAGCAACTTCAGCAGCAACAGCAGCACCTCAAGCGCCAACAAGCGGACTTAGCGCGCCAACAGCAGTACCTTAGCCAAGAGTTAACCGCAGCAGAAACTGAACTCACTCACCTAGAGGCTCGCCTTCCTGAACTCGAAGCAGCACTCGCCGCCGAACGCCTTGCCCTCAATGCCCTTGAAGCCAATCCTAGCCATCAGCAGTGGCAGCACCTTCAGGAACAGCTTCAGGCACAGGAAAAAATCCACGCTGATCATGTGGCTGCCCTGCAAGCAGTGGATCAAGCTTTGGGCGATCGCCACCGTCAACTTGAGCGCCTTGGACAGGATCTACAACAAACAGAGCGGGAGATTCAGCGACTGCGCCAAGCCCAACAGGAGACGCTCTGGCAGCAGCAAGCCCTCGAGCAAACCCTTGGGGACTTAGCGACGCAAATTCAAAGGACGCAAGCGGCTCTCAGTGAGTTGGAAGCTCACCTTGGTCACCTCAAGGGCGATCGCGATCGCCAAGATTACCAACTGCGGCAGCAGCAAAAGGACTATCAACAACTGGAATGGCAATATCAAAAAGCCGGCGACACCCTCACCACGCTGCACGCACAACTTCAGGAATTAAGCACCATCGAGGCACCCCCTTTACCGCAGCCATGGCCTGAAGTGCCTGCTGACCTTTCCCTCAGCGACATTCAACAGCAGTGCCAAGCCCTCGAAAAACGGTTGCGCGCCATGGAACCCGTCAATATGTTGGCAATTCAGGAATTTGAGGAGACACAAGGGCGGCTTAATGAGCTACAGGAGAAGCTCGCCGTTCTGGAAGCCGAGCGCACAGAGATACTACTGCGGATTGAGAACTTCACCACCCTGCGTCACCAGTCCTTCCGTGAAGCCTTTGAGGCCGTCAATGCCAACTTCCAAACTATTTTTGCCACCCTCTCCGATGGCGATGGCTATCTGCAACTGGAAAGTCCTGAAGATCCCTTTGCCGGTGGCCTGAATCTGGTGGCGCATCCCAAGGGCAAACCCGTACAACGCTTGGCCTCAATGTCGGGGGGTGAAAAATCCCTAACGGCCCTCAGTTTTATCTTTGCCCTACAACGCTATCGCCCCTCCCCCTTCTATGCCTTTGATGAGGTGGATATGTTTCTCGATGGTGCCAATGTTGAGCGCCTTGCCAAAATGATTCAGCAGCAAAGCCAAGAGGCGCAGTTTATTGTTGTCAGTCTGCGGCGACCAATGATTGAAGCAGCTCAGCGCACGATTGGCGTCACCCAAGCGCGGGGTCAACATACCCAAGTGATTGGCCTCGATTTAACCGCTCACCATTGA
- a CDS encoding bifunctional 4-hydroxy-2-oxoglutarate aldolase/2-dehydro-3-deoxy-phosphogluconate aldolase, protein MPKPQQLEFLPSLPLIAVVRAADPSEAIARAQMYIQAGFTCLEVTWTTPNAAGVLQQLRQDAPHCTIGAASLQNPQMVKGAIAAGAQFLVTPHTAIEVVPLAKDANCPLILGALTPTEILHAWHAGATAVKVFPVMAVGGASYLRALRPLFAEIPLIPCGGIGWEEVVPLWRAGAIAIGMGSQLGTDVARLKQQVAQARQAYQTLAQG, encoded by the coding sequence ATGCCCAAGCCGCAGCAGTTAGAGTTTCTGCCAAGCCTGCCCTTGATTGCAGTGGTGCGTGCTGCTGATCCTAGTGAAGCGATCGCCCGCGCTCAAATGTATATTCAAGCGGGCTTCACCTGCCTAGAGGTGACGTGGACAACCCCCAATGCTGCTGGCGTCTTGCAACAACTCCGTCAAGACGCTCCCCACTGCACCATTGGAGCAGCGAGCCTCCAAAACCCCCAAATGGTCAAAGGGGCGATCGCTGCCGGCGCACAATTTTTAGTGACCCCCCATACAGCCATAGAGGTGGTGCCCCTTGCAAAGGATGCCAATTGTCCTCTGATTTTGGGGGCATTGACACCAACGGAAATTCTCCATGCGTGGCACGCTGGGGCAACAGCGGTCAAAGTTTTTCCAGTGATGGCGGTGGGGGGTGCGAGCTATCTGCGGGCTTTGCGACCCTTGTTTGCCGAAATTCCCCTCATTCCCTGTGGAGGTATTGGCTGGGAGGAGGTGGTGCCCCTCTGGAGAGCGGGGGCGATCGCCATCGGCATGGGCAGTCAACTCGGCACAGATGTAGCACGCCTCAAGCAGCAGGTGGCTCAGGCTCGTCAGGCGTATCAAACATTGGCGCAGGGGTAA